ACCATATAACCTAGAATTACAAAGAAACTCACGAATATCAGTAAAGATATAATCGGATAAACTGACACATCCTGAATAGAATTGAGAGCGTTTTTTATCATCTTTTTGTTTATT
The sequence above is a segment of the Cytophagaceae bacterium genome. Coding sequences within it:
- a CDS encoding CcoQ/FixQ family Cbb3-type cytochrome c oxidase assembly chaperone; translated protein: MIKNALNSIQDVSVYPIISLLIFVSFFVILGYMVFKADKKYIEHMEELPLDED